In one Halosimplex halophilum genomic region, the following are encoded:
- a CDS encoding acyl-CoA thioesterase — MDAAFEHEVPVRYRDLDTYGHVNNVVYGTYCEEARVAYVEEVLGLDEIDEFTAVVASLEVDFRSSVTELTTVDVGVSVVRMGESSFTMAYELRQGGELVAEAETTQVFVDPETRESRPIPEAWRARVREFEGLDE, encoded by the coding sequence ATGGACGCCGCGTTCGAACACGAAGTCCCGGTCCGCTACCGCGACCTCGACACGTACGGGCACGTCAACAACGTCGTCTACGGCACCTACTGCGAGGAAGCGCGGGTGGCCTACGTCGAGGAGGTGCTCGGCCTCGACGAGATCGACGAGTTCACCGCCGTCGTCGCGTCGCTGGAGGTCGACTTCCGGTCGTCGGTGACCGAGCTGACGACGGTCGACGTGGGCGTCTCGGTCGTCCGGATGGGCGAGTCGAGTTTCACGATGGCGTACGAACTCCGCCAGGGGGGCGAACTGGTGGCGGAGGCGGAGACGACACAGGTGTTCGTCGACCCCGAGACCAGGGAGTCGCGGCCGATCCCCGAGGCGTGGCGCGCGCGGGTCCGCGAGTTCGAAGGGCTGGACGAGTGA